From one Phocaeicola salanitronis DSM 18170 genomic stretch:
- a CDS encoding glycoside hydrolase family 88 protein: protein MKTRNWLIGIGLVCLTACADTKSGDVSGRFDADEALAYCDAQVRRTLDELAQRDGGVDYTMMPRNIADSASHWYCSKVTKDEWCAGFWPGILWYDYEYTNDPAIRQEAEKFTASLEYLTYEPAYDHDLGFLMFCSYGNGYRLTRNESYRQAILRSAEALSALFNPKVGTMLSWPRNVAMFGGHNTIMDNMINLEMLFWAAKNGGDKKLYDMAVSHADTTMKYHFRPDYTSYHVAVYDTLTGEFVKGVTHQGYDDNSMWARGQAWAIYGYTVVYRETKEPRFLDFVQKVADVYLEHLPDDYVPYWDFNDPAIPYAPRDASAACVVASALLELSGYVSPEKGQEYKKAAVCMLESLSSDKYRSGKSKPAFLLHSTGNYPSHSEIDAAIIYADYYYIEALMRLKQMKQMKS, encoded by the coding sequence ATGAAAACAAGAAATTGGTTGATTGGAATCGGGTTAGTTTGTCTGACGGCTTGTGCAGATACAAAATCTGGCGATGTGTCCGGGCGGTTTGATGCAGACGAAGCATTGGCATATTGTGATGCTCAGGTGCGCCGCACGTTAGACGAGCTGGCTCAACGCGATGGGGGAGTGGATTATACGATGATGCCCCGGAACATAGCCGACAGTGCCTCGCATTGGTACTGCAGCAAAGTGACAAAGGATGAGTGGTGTGCCGGCTTCTGGCCTGGTATCCTGTGGTATGATTATGAGTATACGAATGACCCTGCCATCCGGCAGGAGGCAGAGAAGTTTACCGCTTCGTTAGAATATCTCACCTATGAGCCTGCATACGACCACGATTTGGGATTCCTGATGTTTTGCAGTTATGGGAACGGCTACCGCCTGACACGTAATGAATCTTATCGGCAAGCTATCTTGCGCAGTGCCGAAGCCCTTTCGGCATTGTTCAATCCGAAGGTGGGTACCATGCTTTCGTGGCCCCGTAATGTAGCCATGTTTGGTGGGCATAACACCATAATGGACAATATGATAAACCTGGAGATGTTGTTTTGGGCGGCAAAGAACGGAGGCGATAAAAAGCTGTATGATATGGCGGTGTCCCACGCCGATACTACGATGAAATATCATTTCCGTCCCGACTATACATCGTATCACGTGGCTGTATATGATACCTTGACGGGCGAGTTTGTCAAGGGAGTCACCCATCAGGGATATGACGATAACAGCATGTGGGCACGTGGACAGGCATGGGCTATTTATGGCTATACGGTGGTGTATCGCGAAACGAAAGAGCCGCGTTTCCTCGATTTCGTGCAAAAGGTGGCAGACGTGTATCTGGAACATTTGCCCGATGATTATGTTCCTTATTGGGATTTTAATGACCCTGCCATTCCATACGCGCCCCGCGATGCTTCGGCAGCCTGTGTAGTAGCTTCGGCATTGCTTGAATTATCCGGATATGTATCACCGGAAAAGGGGCAGGAATACAAGAAGGCTGCAGTCTGTATGCTGGAAAGTCTGAGTTCGGACAAATACCGTAGCGGGAAAAGCAAGCCGGCTTTCCTGTTGCATTCCACCGGAAATTATCCGAGTCATTCCGAAATCGATGCGGCAATCATCTATGCCGATTATTATTACATCGAAGCTTTGATGAGGCTGAAGCAGATGAAGCAGATGAAGTCGTAA